The following are encoded in a window of Sebastes umbrosus isolate fSebUmb1 chromosome 7, fSebUmb1.pri, whole genome shotgun sequence genomic DNA:
- the LOC119491248 gene encoding sodium- and chloride-dependent GABA transporter 2-like: protein MCIVVYFVNSGAFLVPYLVFVVTCGVPLFLLETTVGQYTQEGGITCWRTLCPLAEGIGYGGQLILLYSCMTYIIILSWALFYLVFSFSSQLPWASCNNYWNTDDCVDFSTRNKTSEWTNQTNTTSAATEFWERRVLAISGGIEEIGSIRWELLLCLITMWIICYFCIWKGVRSTGKVVYFTATFPYAMLVILLIRGLSLPGALQGIQFYLLPEPSRLKDPQVWLEAGAQIFFSFSVGVGSLTVLGSYNTYNNNCYKDCLWLCLLNSGTSVVAGFAVFSVLGFMSHEQGVPIAEVAESGPGLAFIAYPQAVAMMPLPQLWSICFFVMLILLGLDTQFVCMEVVMTSIIDMFPKVMRRAGQRERFLLLFCLTCFFAQLVMITEGGMYVFQMFDYYACNGGCILFLCVFETLALGWIFGADRLYGIIKDMTGVHANPFFKICWLYLTPAVSMGSFICSLVKYQPLTFNRWYVYPAWAYVLGWVLALSSILLVPGWALYKLGTGTGDLSQVGQL, encoded by the exons ATGTGCATTGTTGTATACTTTGTAAATTCAGGTGCATTCCTGGTGCCATATCTGGTATTTGTGGTGACCTGTGGCGTACCCCTGTTCCTGCTGGAGACGACTGTAGGCCAGTACACCCAGGAGGGCGGCATCACCTGCTGGAGGACGCTATGCCCACTGGCCGAAG GTATTGGCTATGGTGGGCAGCTGATCCTCCTCTACTCCTGTATGACCTACATCATTATTCTGTCCTGGGCTCTGTTCTACCTGGTGTTCTCCTTCAGCTCACAGCTCCCCTGGGCCAGCTGCAACAACTACTGGAACACAG ATGACTGCGTAGACTTTTCAACACGAAATAAAACTTCTGAATGGACCAACCAGACGAACACAACCTCTGCTGCCACAGAGTTCTGGGA ACGACGAGTGCTGGCTATCTCAGGGGGGATTGAGGAGATAGGCAGCATCAGGTGGGAGTTGCTGTTGTGCCTAATTACAATGTGGATCATCTGCTACTTTTGCATCTGGAAAGGGGTCAGGTCTACAGGAAAG gtgGTGTATTTCACTGCTACCTTTCCCTATGCAATGTTGGTAATTCTTTTGATCCGTGGACTCTCACTTCCTGGTGCTCTACAAGGAATACAGTTTTATCTTCTGCCTGAACCCTCACGACTCAAAGACCCCCAG GTTTGGTTGGAGGCTGGGGCTCAGATCTTCTTCTCATTCAGTGTGGGTGTGGGCTCTTTAACTGTGCTCGGCAGCTACAACACCTACAACAATAACTGCTATAA ggaCTGTCTGTGGCTGTGTTTGCTAAACAGTGGTACCAGTGTGGTAGCTGGCTTTGCAGTCTTCTCTGTGCTGGGATTCATGTCTCATGAGCAGGGCGTTCCTATTGCAGAAGTGGCCGAGTCAG GTCCAGGTTTGGCGTTCATTGCGTACCCTCAGGCTGTAGCCATGATGCCTCTTCCCCAACTGTGGTCCATCTGTTTCTTTGTCATGCTCATTCTCTTGGGTCTGGACACACAA TTTGTTTGCATGGAGGTTGTGATGACATCCATCATAGATATGTTCCCCAAAGTAATGCGCAGGGCAGGCCAGCGGGAacgtttcctcctcctcttctgcctcACATGCTTCTTCGCTCAGCTCGTCATGATCACTGAG GGAGGAATGTATGTGTTCCAGATGTTTGACTACTACGCTTGTAACGGAGGCtgcatcctcttcctctgtgtgtttgaaactcTGGCACTGGGATGGATATTTG GGGCAGATCGGTTGTATGGCATCATTAAGGACATGACAGGTGTGCACGCCAACCCGTTCTTTAAAATCTGCTGGCTCTACCTCACACCGGCGGTCTCAATG GGCTCTTTTATATGTTCTTTAGTTAAGTAccaacctttgacctttaatcGCTGGTATGTATACCCAGCCTGGGCGTACGTGTTGGGCTGGGTACTGGCCCTTTCCTCCATCCTACTTGTACCGGGATGGGCGCTGTATAAACTGGGAACTGGGACTGGGGACCTCAGTCAGGTGGGacaactgtga